One Onychostoma macrolepis isolate SWU-2019 chromosome 10, ASM1243209v1, whole genome shotgun sequence genomic region harbors:
- the LOC131548150 gene encoding dehydrogenase/reductase SDR family member 13-like codes for MHLDLASLKSVRSFAENFLKKESRLDILINNAGLVIDGKTEDGFGRIFGVNHLGHFLLTILLLERLKECGPSRVVTVSSMAHWWGKIDFDCINTHKDLGLGNSVVALLRLYSHSKLCNVLFTHELAKKLKGTNVTCYSLHPGAIKTDIGRHINIWWRIFMAPILLLFFSDVECGAQTSLYCALEEGIEPLSGHYFSSCAVQNLTTKARDDAVAKKLWEVSERLVGLA; via the exons ATGCACTTGGATCTGGCCAGTCTGAAATCTGTGAGGTCTTTCGCTGAAAACTTTCTCAAGAAAGAATCCAGATTGGACATTCTTATCAACAATGCAG GACTTGTAATTGATGGCAAGACTGAGGATGGCTTTGGAAGGATCTTTGGCGTCAATCACCTCGGTCACTTTCTGTTAACCATCCTGCTGCTGGAAAGGTTAAAAGAGTGCGGGCCCAGCAGAGTTGTGACAGTCTCTTCAATGGCCCATTGGTGGGGGAAAATTGATTTTGACTGCATCAACACTCATAAAGATTTGGGTTTAGGAAACTCTGTAGTGGCCTTATTAAGGTTGTACAGTCACAGCAAACTATGCAATGTCCTCTTTACACATGAACTGGCCAAGAAACTCAAAGGCACAAACGTCACCTGCTACAGTCTTCATCCAG GGGCCATCAAAACAGACATCGGTCGCCACATAAATATATGGTGGCGGATTTTCATGGCACCAATTTTGCTGCTTTTCTTTTCGGACGTGGAATGCGGAGCTCAGACGTCTCTTTACTGTGCACTTGAAGAGGGTATTGAACCCTTAAGTGGACACTACTTCTCTAGCTGCGCAGTGCAGAACCTTACCACTAAAGCCAGAGATGATGCAGTAGCCAAAAAGCTTTGGGAAGTCAGCGAGAGGCTTGTTGGTTTAGCCTGA